In Pongo abelii isolate AG06213 chromosome 5, NHGRI_mPonAbe1-v2.0_pri, whole genome shotgun sequence, the DNA window CGCTCTCACTCCCGCGGCCGTGAGGGCCGCAGGCCTCCTTGGAGTGAGTCGGACGTGGGCGCTCTTTACCCCCTTAGTCGCTCTGGGTCGCGAGGGCGGCCCCCAAGATTCCGCAACTACGCCTTCGCGTCCTCCTGGTCGACCTCGTATAGTGGATATCGCTACCATCATCACTGCTATGCAGAAGAACGGCAGTCAGCGGAAGACTACGAGAAGGAGGAGAGCTATCGGCAGAGGCggctgaaggagagagagaggattgGGGAGTTGGGAGCGCCTGAAGTGTGGGGGCCGTCTCCAAAGTTCCCTGAGCCAGATTCTGACGAACATACCCCAGTTGAGGATGAAGAAGAGGTAACGCATCAGAAAAGCAGCAGTTCAGATTCCAACTCGGAAGAACATAGGAAAAAGAAGACCAGTCGttcaacaaacaagaaaaaaagaaagaataagtcGTCTAAAAGAAAGCATAGGAAATATTCTGATAGTGACAGTAACTCAGAGTCTGACACAAATTCTAACTCTGATGATGATAAAAAGAGAGTTAaagccaagaagaaaaagaagaaaaagaaacacaaaacaaagaaaaagaagaataagaagaCCAAAAAAGAATCCAGTGACTCAAGCTGTAAAGACTCAGAAGAGGAGTTGTCAGAAGCCACCTGGGTGGAGCAGCCAAATGTGGCAGATACTATGGATTTAATAGGGCCAGAAGCACCTATAATACATACCTCTCA includes these proteins:
- the NKAPL gene encoding NKAP-like protein: MGSRRRRRSSSGSPPSPQSRCSSWDGRSRSHSRGREGRRPPWSESDVGALYPLSRSGSRGRPPRFRNYAFASSWSTSYSGYRYHHHCYAEERQSAEDYEKEESYRQRRLKERERIGELGAPEVWGPSPKFPEPDSDEHTPVEDEEEVTHQKSSSSDSNSEEHRKKKTSRSTNKKKRKNKSSKRKHRKYSDSDSNSESDTNSNSDDDKKRVKAKKKKKKKKHKTKKKKNKKTKKESSDSSCKDSEEELSEATWVEQPNVADTMDLIGPEAPIIHTSQDEKPLNYGHALLPGEGAAMAEYVKAGKRIPRRGEIGLTSEEIASFECSGYVMSGSRHRRMEAVRLRKENQIYSADEKRALASFNQEERRKRENKILASFREMVYKKTKGKDDK